In a genomic window of Equus caballus isolate H_3958 breed thoroughbred chromosome 9, TB-T2T, whole genome shotgun sequence:
- the LOC138915529 gene encoding ral guanine nucleotide dissociation stimulator-like, translating into MCSCIPSLRGSGARKAKNDNLFRRCRHWLRPHLQDLGPFGRRNPQSSTQEMVQELAHGSYGSISLDRGQVQQTADLARGWTERGESLGQRNEACRMRALQAGLLERLPQSIGPALVPRNMANVTTIMFNCAAVLTSHGVLDHLLATMRLASPRVIWPGSHLGGPAYLPQVQLQHLGPRRAELEAPVPELLPALEPEQGPAPGPEAAPAVVPPSAPELEAASPPAASPPSASPGPERAPSASAPVPASELEQDAPLTFGRTLPPAAEVTAEVSAELREERPKLLDFPPKLVAEQLTRMDAELFKKVEPRHCLGFVWCQRPNGSKEYLAPTVGATINQFLHVSGCVITTCLGDLSMTAQDRARVVELWIQVAKECRVLGNYASLRAIVSALQSPSIGRLQKTWGRVARKSSRKLKRFIKDQWVSRRQLVKEATSLLTSLEAGPIGAQKVRVPVEEGPRSRRRGDSPSYPEVSTSREGAFLLQPCSWCHRPEMPALEVTRRRPGTDGRTTDLGQGGAGTTDPGFCQSRLLGGAWRSLGFLEERRGGNWGEAA; encoded by the exons atgtgttcatgtatcccctctttgcgaggctctggcgcacGGAAAGCCAAGAACGACAATCTTTTCCGTCGCTGTCGACATtggctgagaccgcacctccaagacctcGGGCCGttcggaagaaggaaccctcag agctccacccaggagatggtccaggagctggcgcatgggtcctacggctccatctccctggacagggggcaagtgcagcagaccgccgaccttgcccggggctggactgag cgtggagagtcactcgggcagcggaatgaggcctgcaggatgcgggcactccaggcaggcctgctggagaggctgccgcagtccataggaccagccttggtgcctcgaaacatggccaacgtcaccaccatcATGTTCAactgcgcggctgtcctcacctcccacggggtcctggaccacctacttgctac gatgcggctggcctctccgcgtgtcatctggcctgggtcgcacctgggaggccctgcctaccttccccaggtccagctgcaacatctggggcccaggagggcagagctggaag cgccagttccagagctcctgccggctctagagccagagcaagggccagctccggggccagaggcagctccagctgtagttccaccgtccgcgccggagctggaggcAGCCTCACCACCggcagcctcacctccatcggcctctccagggccggagcgagcgccatcagcttcagccccagtgccagcttctgagctggagcaagatgcgccattgacttttggacgaactctgcctccagctgccgaagtcaccgcagaagtgagcgccgagctgagagaggagaggcctaagctgctggacttccctccgaagctggtggccgagcagctgacgcggatggatgcg gagctgttcaagaaggtggagccccgccactgcctgggttttgtgtggtgccagcggcccaatgggagcaaggagtacctggctcccacCGTTGGGGCCACcatcaaccagtttcttcacgtgtccggGTGTgtcatcacgacgtgccttggggacctcagcatgacggcccaggacagggccagagtcgtcgagctgtggattcaggtggccaag gagtgccgagtccttggaaattatgcgtccctgcgtgccatcgtgtctgctctgcagagcccctccatcggccgtctgcaaaagacatggggacgagttgccag gaagagctctcgaaagttgaagaggttcatcaaagaccagtgggtgagcaggaggcagctggtgaag gaggcgacctctCTGTTGACCAGCCTGGAGGCGGGCCCCATaggtgcccagaaggtaagggtgcctgtggaggaggggcccaggagtcgcaggagaggggactccccttcctatccggaggtctctaccagcagagagggagcctttctcctccagccctgctcctggtgccacagacctgaaatgcctgcattggaagtgaccaggaggaggcctggaacggatgggcgcacaacggatttgggacagggaggggcggggaccacggaccctgggttttgccagagccggctgctgggaggtgcctggaggagtttggggttcctggaggagagaagaggaggaaattggggggaggccgcctag
- the LOC138915535 gene encoding ral guanine nucleotide dissociation stimulator-like isoform X1, whose product MEDYLEGNEINYKKRSEEFKVTEQIFLLQEAVHLYHIEAEERFGAWFEAMEPLSEDESYSLSCHLEPPQERAGKMRRFFLPKKNRASLSSGLGECPDRQGLKPGAPESFGLSTGLGRWTAGTGIPAPLLTRPVRDNSLDLCGTQLPLL is encoded by the exons atggaggattacctggag ggaaatgagatcaattacaagaaaaggagtgag gaattcaaagtcactgagcagatcttcctgctccaggaggcagtccatctttaccacattgaggctgaggagcgatttggggcctggttcgaggccatggagcccctcagcgaggatgagag ctacagcctgtcctgccacctggagcccccacaggagagggccggcaagatgcgccggtttttcctgcccaagaagaaccgcgcgtctctcagctcagggctcggtgagtgtccagacaggcagggactgaagccaggggctccggaaagcttcgggctaagcacgggcctagggagatggacagccggcacggggatcccagctccactgctgaccaggcctgtgagggacaattcccttgacctttgtgggactcagcttcctcttctgtga
- the LOC138915535 gene encoding ral guanine nucleotide dissociation stimulator-like isoform X2, translating into MEDYLEGNEINYKKRSEEFKVTEQIFLLQEAVHLYHIEAEERFGAWFEAMEPLSEDESYSLSCHLEPPQERAGKMRRFFLPKKNRASLSSGLVTRPLTQNPATVADPGPSNSSSAACSSAAGTRLGNTRGPRPAPPMLMGRRTF; encoded by the exons atggaggattacctggag ggaaatgagatcaattacaagaaaaggagtgag gaattcaaagtcactgagcagatcttcctgctccaggaggcagtccatctttaccacattgaggctgaggagcgatttggggcctggttcgaggccatggagcccctcagcgaggatgagag ctacagcctgtcctgccacctggagcccccacaggagagggccggcaagatgcgccggtttttcctgcccaagaagaaccgcgcgtctctcagctcagggctcg tcaccagacccctgacgcagaacccagcaacagtggcagatcccggtccttccaacagctcgagtgcagcctgctcttcagcggcggggacgcggctgggaaacacgcggggccccaggccggctcctcccatgctgatggggagaagaacattctaa